The Sagittula stellata E-37 sequence CAGCCCGAACCTTGCCGCCCTCGGCGGCGGCGACCCGGCCCCCGCCTTGCGTATAATGGTCCTTGGCACCGCGCTGCTGCCGCTGACGGCGTGGGTCGTCCTGTCCGTCCTGAAGATCGGCGGCGACCCCTGGGCCGTGACCATGGCGGTGGCGCGTCTGCTGGTTCTGATTCTCGGCGCCGGGGGGCTTGCCTTGCTCGCGCACCGCGTGGTGCCCGGCACTCCGCGCGCCATCGCGATCATGGACGGGCTGTCCGCGCTGGTGATGACGCTTATGGTGCTGGGACTGATGTCGCCGGCTGCCGACGCCCTGCGCCAGGCGCCGGACCGCTTCGCCCTGTGGCTGGGGATCGCGGTGGCGGTGAACTTCGGGCTGCAGGGGGTGGCGGCGCTGGTTCTGCGGCGCTGGCCGAAAGGCGAACGGATGGCTCTGTCGGTGGTGGCGGGCAACCGCAACATCGCGCTCTACCTGCTGGCTCTCCCACCGGAAACGATGGCCCACGTCATGCTTTTCATAGGGTGCTACCAGATCCCGATGTACCTGACGCCTTATGTGCTCGCGCGTGTTGGTCGTGGTTAATACTTTGTAATTTAGAGACATTCCTCCCGATATAGAGAGATCGTTTCCTCTTTTGCGTCAACGTGCAGCCAAACGCACGATTGAGTGGGACGATCATGCCTGTATTGACGACACCCGACGCCACGACCGGTTCTGCCGCGCACGCGGCTCTTTTCGGCGGCAACATCCTCGCCCCGCGCGCCCACATGAAGGGACCGGGCAGCTATGCGGAGGCGATCGAGGAACTGGGCGTCACCGGATTGCGCTACCCGGGCGGGTCGCTGACGGAGAAGATGTTCAGCCTGCGCGACCCCGACGCCGACCGTGTGTTCGAGCCGGACCTGGGGCGGGAGGTCGATTTCATCCCGATGTCGGGCTTCATGCAGTACGCGGAACAGACCGGGCGCGACGTGACAATCGTGATTCCGACCCGCGACCAGTTGTCGGATGAGGCTCTGGATGCCAACGGCGACCGGATGCCAGCCATCGACCGGGACGTTCTGAGCCAGTTCGTGCGCGGCACTGTCAGCGGTGAATACGGCGCCGCCAACGTTGCCGCCTTCGAGATCGGCAACGAATACTGGGGCTCGGGCGAGATGAACGCCGCCGAATACGGCCGGCTCGCCGCTGACATGGCGCAGGTGATCGACCGCACCCTGAACGAGCTCGCGCCGACCCATCCCGGTGCGGCGCAGGTCGACGTGCTGGTGCAGGTGGGGACGAACTTCGGCCATTCCGACCTGTCCGACGACTATGCAGGCATGGCTCCGGCGGACGTGGTGGCAGAGGTGAACGCGGCCTATGGGTTGTCTCTGGACGAAAGCGTGATCTATCCGAGCGGGGATATCGACTGGACGGAGATCAACAACGAGATCCTGCTGTCGCATTTCGACGACGACGCCATGGCCGCGACGGACGGGGTGATCGCCCATGTCTATTCGCGCGCGCCGGTGGTCGAGCATTCGCGCTGGTTTCAACTTGAGCAGATCGAGGAGCACTGGCAGTCCATCCATCCGGAGCTGGAGATCCACGTCACCGAATGGAACCAGAAATCCAACACCGGCGCCTTCGACGAAAGCCGCGACTACGGGCTCTGGCAGGCGCAGGAAATGCTGGAACAGGTTGAGGAGTTCATGCGGATGGATGTGGCCTCGGCGCAGGTCTGGCCGCTGATTCAGAACACCCCCACCGCGCTGGCGCTTGGGCGGGAGTTCGACGAGACCACCCCGCCGGGCGAGATGTTCGCCATGCTGTCGGAGAACCTGCCGGGCATGCGGATGCTGGATTTCGCTCCGCAGGACGAACGCGGCACGGAAATGGAAACCGCTGAAATGGACGTGCACGCCTTTGCCGACGGTCAGGACATGCTTTTCTATTTCACGTCCAACCTGCAGCAAGGTGTGGCCGACAGCGAGGTCGATATCTCGAACCTCGTGGAAGGTTTCGGCGAGATGGAGATCACCGTGCTGGGGGTTGCGCGTGGCGACGGCCCGGGCAGCACGCAAAGCCGCGCTTCGGTGGACCATCCCGACCCCGAGGAGCTTCACGTCGACGGATTGATCGAGACGGTGCTGGCGCCCGGAGAAATCATGCAGGTGCGGCTGACGGATGTGGTGCCGACCGCCGATTTCGCCAAGACATTCGCCGACACGGGCAGTCCGCGTGTCGAAGCGGACGGGGTTGCAGTGCCACCGGACGACACCGATGACGATGGCGACGATGCGGATGCGGATGACCCGGACGCCTCGTCGGTCGGCGGACAGGGGGTGATGGCTTCGCTCACCGAAAGCGCACCCGCGCCGTCCGAAGGGGGCGGGTCATCTCCGGACGGCGACGGGGATGACGGCGGTGATGAGGGCGGCAGCGACATGGGCGGGCTCTGGCTGATCGGGCTTTTGCCGCTGATGTTCCTTCTGGGTTAGCGCTCAGTCGTCGATGGGCTCGATGAGATCCGGCCCCGACGCACGGTTGGAGTTCACCTCGCGCGCGACCCGGTGAAACGCCAGCGCGTCCTCGGGGGCGGGCTGCATGAGACTGGCAGCGCCGTGCCCGTCCTCGCCCAGCCACTTGCTCCAGTCGTCTTCGGCCAGCACCACGGGCATCCGGTGGTGGATACGCGACATCGACGTGTTCGCACCGCAGGTGACGATGGCGACGGTTCGGAAGGACAGGTCGTCGCGCGCCCAGTCCTGCCAGACCCCCGCAAAGACCAGCGGGCCGTCATCGGTCGGGTGGATGTACCACGGCAGCCGGTTGCCGTCCGCGTCCTTCGTCCATTCGTAGAACCCGGTTGCGGGCACGAGGCAGCGGCGTTCGCGGCAGGCGGCGCGGAAGGCGGGCTTTTCGGCGATGGTCTCGGCACGGGCGTTGATCAACAGAGGCCCGTCGTTCGGCTTCTTGTACCAATGTGGGATGAACCCCCATCGCATCGAGACCAGCCTGCGCCCCTCGTCGCTCATGACGACATGCACCTGGTTCGTCGGACACACGTTGAAGTTCGGCACATCGGGCAAGTCGTTCGACGGCACCGCCGCGAAAAGCTGCGCCATGGCGTCGGGGGGCAGGGTGACGGCGAAACGGCCGCACATGGCGTATCCTCCGGGGGCAGGTCCTTGCCGGATGATCTACCGGGCGGGGCGGGAAATCAAACGATCAGAGGCCGAAGCCGCTGTAATGCAGCAGCCCCCAGTCGGTGAGTTCCCTGTGCACCTTGCCCCAGAGCGCCCCGAAGCGCAGCGGGTCCAGCCCGGCGCCCGCGGCGATGCGCGACAAAGGTGTGCGCCCGTCGGCGGCGGCGACCAGCGGCGCGGCCTCGCGCGGGAGCGAAAGCCTGTCCTTGATCCCGTCCACCTCCACCGGCGGTGTCTGCCCCCGCGCCACGGCCTGCGCCAGTTGGCGATGCGGCAGTTGCAGGCGCGGTATCAGCGAGGCGCGCCCCGGTTTCGGCAGGGGGCGGTCTTCTTCGGCTGGCACGAGGTAACCCACGTGTTTGCGGATCGTGCCGCGCAGCTTCTCGGCCACGGCCATTGCGGTTCCGGCCTCGATTCCGGCGGGCGCTTCGGCGATGCGTGACAGGTCATAGAGGGCAGGCGTGACGAACCCCTGCAGACGCCAGCCGGTGGCGGCGCAGGTGTCCAGCAGGCGGCCCACGTCGAACGGCGTGTCGGTGCTGTGCAACAGCAGGTCGTAGAAGCCTGCGTCGCTTTGGTCGTGGTCCATCAGCAGCGGGTTCGACGCGAAGGGGTGGCCCGCTGGCAGGGCTGCGACGATCTCTTTCGCGCGGGTCAGGCGGTCCTCCGGCGGCAGGCCGTCCAGCAATGCGCCGAACGCCTCCTGCAGGGGGTAAACGCCGGATCGGCCGTAGGGGGCGTAGACCATGAAGCCCATGCCGCCCCCCGGCGCCAGCGCGCCCCTCAGCGCGGCAAAACCGTCCTCGGGGCGGTGCAGGTGATGCAGCACGCCGCAGCAGTCGATGTAGTCGAACGGGCCGAAGTCCCCGGCGTCGAGCAGACTGCCGGTGTGGAAGGAGATGCCCTTCAGCCCCCGCATCTGCGCGCGCGCCTCGGCGATCCGGCGCGAAGCTGTGGACAGGTCCAGGTAGGTGATATCGTAGGGCGCGCCGGCCTTCGTCATCAGGGTGGCAAGCTGGATCAGCGCGTCGCCGGTGCCGCCCCCGGCCACGAGCACGCGGAGTGGCTGCGACCAGTCGCGCGCACCGCCAAAGAGATGGTGGTCGATTTCCGTGGGCCGTGAAGGGGAGCCGGTGATGAGCCGCGTGCGTTCATCCTCCGGGTCGCGGGCGGGGTAGGGGTAGACCTCGTACTGTTCCTTGACCGTGACCATGCCTTGCCCTCCGACTGCCGCAGCGTCCTGCCCGATCGTGCCCGTGATGGCCAGCCCTAGCGGCGTTTGGCGATCTCCAGACGGGTTTCCAGGAGGGCCATGTCGCGCATGATCCGCTGCCGTTCGGTCCGGTCGCCGGTTTCGCGCAGCTCTTCGCGCAGGCGGGCCAGTTCCTTCGAGACAGAGATCGCCTCTGGCACGGCGCCGTTTTCCTTCATGATCCGGTTGAGAACCGCGTTCTGCGGATCGTCGCAGGGCGGCAGCGGTTTGCCAGCGCCCGGCAAGTTGTCGAACGCGCCTTCCGCCTCGGCCGCGCGTATCTTTGCAGAGATGAGGTCGATTAAAGGATGGTCCATGAGCCCTATATAAACCGTGACCCGGTTGTTGCCCAGAACCTCGGAACGCAGCGTCACAGGGTATTTTCCCTGACGTCCACCGCTCTTGCGCGATGCACGGGGGGAGGCCAAGACTGGAGACCGAGGACTAGGGGAGGAGAACGCGCTCATGGGCTACGCCACCATGGACGACCGGAATGCCATCGAATCGCAGGGTGCCTGGCACGACCTGGGGCTGCCGAAAACGGTCTGGGCCCAGTTGTGCCTGACGGCGGACAAATTCCCGCGACGTCCGGCGGTCAGCTACCAGCTTCTGTCGGGACCGCAGGACAAGGCGGAGACGATGACCTGGTCGGAGCTGCGCGACCGGACGGCGCAGGCCGCGAACCTGTTCCGCAGTCTTGGCATCGGCGAAAAAGACGTGATCGCCTACGTGCTGCCAAACTGCAACGAGACGGTCTCGACGCTGTTGGGCGGCATGGTCGCGGGTATCGTGAACCCGGTGAACCCGTTGCTTGAACCGGAGCAGATCGGCGCCATCCTGCGCGAAACCGGCGCGAAGGTCGTGGTGACGCTGAAGCCCTTCCCGAAGACCGATGTGCCGCAGAAGGTGCAGGAGGCCGTGCGTCATGCGCCGGGTGTGAAGACGGTGCTGGAGGTCGACCTCAACCGCTATCTGGCGCCGCCGAAGAAGTGGATCGTGCCGCTGATCCGCCCGAAGATGACCGGCAAACGGCACGCGGATTACAAGTGCTTCCGGGCAGAGATGAAGAAGCAGCCGAAGACCCTGACCTTCGAGGACGGCGGCAAGGACCGGGTGGCGGCATATTTCCACACCGGCGGCACCACGGGCATGCCGAAGGTGGCGCAACATCTCTATTCCGGGATGATGTACAACGGCTGGCTGGGCGACACCTTGCTGTTCACCGAAGAGGACAGCGTGATGTGCCCTCTGCCGCTGTTCCACGTCTTCGCCTGCCACGTGATCCTGATGGCGATGGTCTGCTCGGGCGCGCATGTCGTTTTCCCGACGCCCGCAGGATATCGCGGCGAAGGCGTGATGGACAACTTCTGGAAGCTCTGCGAGCGGTGGAAGACCACCTTCGTCATCACCGTGCCGACCGCCGTGTCGGCGCTCATGCAGCGTAAGGTGGATGCGGACATCTCGTCGATCAAGACGGCGTTCTCCGGCTCTGCCCCGATGCCGCTGGAACTGTTCAAGCGGTTCGAGAGCGCCTGCGGTGTGACGATCTGCGAGGGCTACGGGCTGACGGAGGCGACGTGTCTGGTGTCGGTGAACCCGCCCGAGGGCGAGAAGAAGGTCGGCTCTGTCGGCATTCCTTTCCCCTATACGGACGTGAAGATCGTGAAGGTGCGCGACGGCCAGCCGGCGGTCTGCGGCACCGACGAGATCGGCGAGATCTGCGTGTCGAACCCGGGCGTTTATGCCGGGAAGACATACACCGAAGAGGCCAAGAACGCCGACCTGTTTCACTGGGGCACGCACCTGCGGACCGGTGACCTCGGGCGGCTGGATGCGGACGGATACCTCTGGATCACCGGACGGGCGAAGGACCTCATCATTCGCGGCGGTCACAACATCGACCCGGCCGAGATCGAGGAGGCCTTGCTTTCGCACCCGGCGGTGGCCTTTGCCGGCGCCATCGGCCAGCCGGACGCGCATTCGGGCGAACTGCCCTGTGCCTTCGTGGAACTGATCGACGGTGCCTCCGTGACCGAGGAAGAGCTCATGGAGCATGCCAAGGTGCATGTCCATGAACGTGCGGCGCATCCCAAGCACATGACCATCCTCGACGAGTTGCCGAAGACGGCGGTGGGCAAGGTCTTCAAGCCAGACCTGCGCAAGCTGGCGATCATCCGGGTCTACAACGGGGCGCTGGAAAAGGCCGGTGTCGCCGCGCGCGTCGAGAAGGTCGTGGACGACAAGTCGCGCGGACTGGTCGCGGAGGTGGCGCCCAACGGCGCTGCCGAGGCGGAGGTCGCCGCTGTGCTGGGCGGGTTCACCCGTCCGTGGGAATGGGTCGAGGAAGAGGGGGCGCCGCGCTGAGACGCGGCGATCCCGTCACTTCAGGGGCGCGTAAGGAGCGATGCGGATACGGGCTCGTCGGTCCGCGCCTGCGTGTCGTGCCGCACGATGGGGTCGATGGGCGTCCCGGGCAGGGCCAGCGCCTCTTCCAGGCGGCGTGCGACCTGAAGCAGCCGTGCCTCGCCACGCGGCGAGCCGATCAGTTGTAGCCCGACCGGCAGCCCGCTTGCGGTGAAACCAACGGGCAGCGACAGCGCGGGCAGGCCGCAGGTCGTCGCGAGGAAGGCGAAGCTGAGCCAGTCTAGGTAGTCGCGGCAGGGCCGACCGGCGACCTCTTTGGGATACTCGACCTCCGAGGGCAGCGGGGCCAGTCCGGTGACGGGGCAGGCCAGCACGTCGAACGTGCCGAACAGACCGCGCATCTGCGCGTAAAGCCGCGAACGGGTGACATTGGCTGTCGCGATGTCGTCGACGGTGAGCGTACCACCGGTGCGGATATTCTCGGCCAAGGTCGGCTTGAAGTGATCGGAGATGCGCTTTGGCGTGACTTGGTGCGACGTCCACATGCCAAGTGCGCGAAACGTCCGGAAGGCATGGTCGAGGCCACGGGTCTCCGGCTGATGTTCCTCCACCGCGATATCGGCGGCCTGAACCTGCACGACAGCCTTCGACAGGATCTCTGCGATGTCAGTGGTGACGGGCGCGAGACCGCCGAGGTCCGGCGAGAAGGCGATGCGGAGCGGGCCCGGTGCCGCGAGACAGGCGCCCAGATAGCTGTCGGTCGACGGCGGATGCGACAGGGGAGAAACGGGGTCGAAGCCTGTCATCGCGTCAAGCAACAGCGCCACGTCGGCCACATTGCGGGCCATGGGGCCATCGACACCGAAGGCGTTGAAGCCGTCCGCGCCGGGGGCCGATGCGACCAGCCCGGGCGAAGGTCTGAGCCCGACGACGCCGCAATAGCTTGCCGGGGTGCGAAGCGATCCGCCGAGGTCGGAGCCCTGGCTCAGCCACACTTCGCCCGCCGCGAGCCCCGCAGCCGCACCGCCCGAGGAGCCGCCGGGGTTCATCCGTGTGTCCCACGGGTTGCGGGTGGCGCCGAAGACGGCGTTGAAGGTGTTGGCGCCCGCGCCCATTTCCGGGGTGTTGGTCTTGCCGATCACGACGGCGCCGCGCGCTTCCATGCGCAGGACCATAGGGTCGGAGACCTTGGGGACATTATCGGCCAACGCCGGGGTGCCGTAGGTCGTGCGCACCCCTGCGACGTCCGTCAGGTCCTTTATGCCGACGGGAAGCCCGGCCAGCAGGCTGTCGCGCGCGGGGGCGGCGTCATGCGCCCTCTCGGCGCAGGTCGTCACCATGGCGTTGATCGCGGGCGAGGTGTGGGCGATGCGGCTCAGGCTGGCGTCGATGAGTTCGGCGGTCGACACCTCTCGGGACTTCAGCAGGGCCACCACGTCGCGGGCGGTCAGGCGGCAGAGGTCGGGGCCCGAGAAGGGCGGGGTCTCAGCAGCGGGCATCTGGCGCCGCGCAGAACATTTCGTAGAGCAGGGCGATCACGCGCGAGGTGTTCTCGTTCGCGAGGCTGTAGTAGATCGTCTTGCCTTCGCGCCGGGTGACGACCAGCCCCTCTTCGCGCAGGCGGGCGAGCATCTGGCTGACCGCGGCCTGCCGGATGCCCAGCAGTTCTTCAAGTTCGCCGACGGATTTCTCGCCTCCGCCGAGGTGGCAGAGGATCATCAGGCGGCCCTCATGCGCCAGCGTTTTCAGGAACGCGGCGGCGTTGCGGGCATTGGCTTCCATTTCTTCCGGCGGCGCCGGGGGGGCGTTCTGGTCCATCGTCGGGTCCTGAGTCCGGTATCCGGACTATATAGCGGGGCGATTCGAAAAATGCGACATTACTCGTCATGGGCGGGCGCGCCACCCTGGAAACGATTGCCTTCCGCGTAGTTGCAGGGCGCATCCTGCATCTGAAGGTGCAATTCGCCGCCCGTGTAGGGATGCGCGCGGGCGAGATCCTCGTCCACCTCGATGCCGAGCCCGGGCGCGGTGGGCGCGGAAACGAAGCCGTTCTCCACCTCGATCGCGCCCTTTATGAGCCGGTGGTGGAAATCGGTCTCGATGGTTTCGGCGATCAGCAGGTTTGGGATGCAGGCGGCGAGCTGGATGTTGGCGGCCCATTCGACCGGACCGGCGTAAAGGTGCGGCGCGATCTCGGCGTTGAAGGATTCCGCCAGCGCCGCGAGTTTGCGCGCTTCCCACAGTCCGCCCACGCGGCCGAGCGCCGGTTGCAGGATCTTCGCCCCGCCGGTGCGCAGGACGGTGGCGAATTCCGAGCGGGTGGTCATGCGCTCGCCTGTGGCGATGGGGATGCGGACCTGGCTGGCGACCTGGCTGAATTCGAGCGGGTTGTCCGGCGGGATCGGTTCCTCGAACCAGAGGGGATTGTAGGGTTCGATCGCCTGCCCGAGCCGGATGGCGCCCGCCGTGGTGAACTGCCCGTGTGTGCCGAAGAGCAGGTCGGCCCTGTCGCCGACGGCCTCGCGCACGTGTTTGCAGAAGGCAACGGAGCGGGAGATGTCGGACATGGCTGGCTGGTGGCCGCCGCGCATGGTGTAGGGGCCGGCGGGGTCGAACTTTACCGCCGTGTAGCCGCGCGCGACGCAGTCGGCGGCGGCCTCGGCGGCCTGGTCGGGCGCGGTCCAGAAGTCCGACAGATTGTGTTTCGCCAGCGGGTACAAGTAGGTGTAGGCGCGGATGCGTTCGTTCATCAGGCCGCCCATCAGTGCCCAGACAGGACGTCCGCGCGCCTTGCCAAGGATGTCCCAGCAGGCGATTTCGAGCCCGGAGAAGGCGCCCATGACGGTAAGGTCGGGGCGCTGGGTGAAGCCCGAGGAATAGGCGCGGCGGAACATGCGTTCGACGTTCTCGGCCGCTTCGCCCGCGACGTAGCGCTGGAAGACGTCCCCGATCACGGCGGTCATCGCCTTTGGTCCGACCGAGGCACCGTAGCATTCGCCCCAGCCGGTGATGCCGTCGTCGGTGGTGAGCTTGACGAGGATCCAGTAGCGCCCCCCCCAGCCTGGGTGGGGCGGGGCGGTGACGACGATGTCGAGGTCCTTGAGGATCATGGGGCGGCTCCCTTGGAGGTTTCGGGTCGCGTTTCGCGACCCGACAGACCGGGTGAGGCGCTGCCTCCCCCGGACCCCCTCCGAGGTATTTGTGCCAAGATGAAGGGGGCGGGGCGCGTTCGAGCTTGGGGTGGATCAGGTGTCGAAGAGGATGACGTTGCGGCGCGCGCCGCCTGTCCTGGTGTCGGCGACGGCCTCGTTGATCCGGTCGAGCGACCAGCGTCCCGAGATCAGTTCGTCGAGCTTCAGGCGGCCCTGGAGGTAGAGGTCGGCCATCCAGGGGATGTCGCGGCGGATCACCACGTCGCCCATCTTGGAGCCGATCATGTGCTGTCCGGTGTAGGCGGGGACGACGGGTTCGTACTGGGCCATCGCGCCGGTGTGGGGCATGCCGACCATCACCATGCGCCCGCCCCAGCCGAGGTAGCGCATCGCCTGTTCGTACGCGGGGATGGCGCCCACGGTGACGGCGACCACGTCGGCGCCCTTGCCGAGGGCCTTGAGCGCCTTTTTCCAGGGCGCGCCGGATGTGCCGAGCACGGCGTCGGTCGCGCCGAATTCGCGGGCGATGTCCAGCTTGGCCTCGGATATGTCGACGGCGACGATGCGGCGGGCGCCGGCGATGCGGGCGCCCTGGATGGCGTTCAGGCCGACGCCGCCGGCACCGATCACGACCACGTCCTCGCCGGCGCGCAGGCGGCCCGCGTTGACCACGGCGCCGATGCCGGTGATGACGCCGCAGGCCAGGAGGCAGACACCTTCGGCGGGCAGGGTTTCGGGCAGGGGTACGACCTGGCTCTGGTCCACGACGACGCGTTCGGCGAAGGCGCCGCAGTTCATCGCCTGCACGACAGGTGTGCCATCGGGGCGGGAAAGCGGCGAGGGGCGCCCGCCCTGGTTTTCGCAAAGTGTCGGTTTGCCGGCGTTGCAGTTCACGCAGGCTCCGCAGGTACGGATCAGCGTGACCACCACCCGTTGGCCTTCGGAGAGGCCCTTCACGCCGTCCCCGAGCGCGCTGATGCGGCCGGAGGCCTCGTGCCCGTAAACGGCCGGGAGGTCGCCGCCCCAGGCGCCGTCGGCGTAGGAGATGTCGGAATGGCAGATCGCGACGGCTTCGAGCGTGACCTCGATCTCACCGGGTCCGGGGGCGCGAAGATCGAGGTCTTCGATCGTCAGAGGCGCATTGAAGGCGGTGCAGACCGCCGCGCGGATGCGTGTCATCCCATTCTCCCTGTTTTTCCGAAGGGTTCACCGGCACGCCCCGGGGATCAACCCGGAAAACGACAGGGGAGTGTTGGAAAGGGCGATGACGTCGGGCGTTTCACGCCACCGCGTGACGGGGCGCGCGGGTGAGGAACAGCGTCAGCGCCACCACGATCAGCCCGAGCGAAACCAGGAAGGGCGCTCCCGGGAAGGGTTCGGCACGTTCGGGGGCGGTGAAGGCGGCAAAGACGGAGGTCATCATGATCGGCGAGACGGCGGCGGCCAGCGCGGCGGTGGAGGTCAGCAGGCCCTGAAGCGCGCCCTGGCGGTCGTCGCCGAGGCTCTGGCTCATCATGCCCTGCATCGCCGGGCCGAAGGTGCCGCCAAGTGCCGCCAGTGGGATCAGCGCCAGAACCGTGCGCGTGTCGTCGAGGAAGGGGATCAGCGCGTAGGCGATGGCGGCGCAGAGCAGGCCGAAGACAACGGTGCCCGATTCTCCGAAGCGTTTGAGCAGGAGCCGGATCACCCCGGCCTGCACGAAGGCGAAGGACAGGCCGAAGGCGCCCAGGGTCGAGCCGATGATCGCGCTGGACCAGCC is a genomic window containing:
- a CDS encoding SOS response-associated peptidase → MCGRFAVTLPPDAMAQLFAAVPSNDLPDVPNFNVCPTNQVHVVMSDEGRRLVSMRWGFIPHWYKKPNDGPLLINARAETIAEKPAFRAACRERRCLVPATGFYEWTKDADGNRLPWYIHPTDDGPLVFAGVWQDWARDDLSFRTVAIVTCGANTSMSRIHHRMPVVLAEDDWSKWLGEDGHGAASLMQPAPEDALAFHRVAREVNSNRASGPDLIEPIDD
- a CDS encoding class I SAM-dependent methyltransferase; protein product: MVTVKEQYEVYPYPARDPEDERTRLITGSPSRPTEIDHHLFGGARDWSQPLRVLVAGGGTGDALIQLATLMTKAGAPYDITYLDLSTASRRIAEARAQMRGLKGISFHTGSLLDAGDFGPFDYIDCCGVLHHLHRPEDGFAALRGALAPGGGMGFMVYAPYGRSGVYPLQEAFGALLDGLPPEDRLTRAKEIVAALPAGHPFASNPLLMDHDQSDAGFYDLLLHSTDTPFDVGRLLDTCAATGWRLQGFVTPALYDLSRIAEAPAGIEAGTAMAVAEKLRGTIRKHVGYLVPAEEDRPLPKPGRASLIPRLQLPHRQLAQAVARGQTPPVEVDGIKDRLSLPREAAPLVAAADGRTPLSRIAAGAGLDPLRFGALWGKVHRELTDWGLLHYSGFGL
- a CDS encoding DUF1992 domain-containing protein, with product MDHPLIDLISAKIRAAEAEGAFDNLPGAGKPLPPCDDPQNAVLNRIMKENGAVPEAISVSKELARLREELRETGDRTERQRIMRDMALLETRLEIAKRR
- a CDS encoding acyl-CoA synthetase — translated: MGYATMDDRNAIESQGAWHDLGLPKTVWAQLCLTADKFPRRPAVSYQLLSGPQDKAETMTWSELRDRTAQAANLFRSLGIGEKDVIAYVLPNCNETVSTLLGGMVAGIVNPVNPLLEPEQIGAILRETGAKVVVTLKPFPKTDVPQKVQEAVRHAPGVKTVLEVDLNRYLAPPKKWIVPLIRPKMTGKRHADYKCFRAEMKKQPKTLTFEDGGKDRVAAYFHTGGTTGMPKVAQHLYSGMMYNGWLGDTLLFTEEDSVMCPLPLFHVFACHVILMAMVCSGAHVVFPTPAGYRGEGVMDNFWKLCERWKTTFVITVPTAVSALMQRKVDADISSIKTAFSGSAPMPLELFKRFESACGVTICEGYGLTEATCLVSVNPPEGEKKVGSVGIPFPYTDVKIVKVRDGQPAVCGTDEIGEICVSNPGVYAGKTYTEEAKNADLFHWGTHLRTGDLGRLDADGYLWITGRAKDLIIRGGHNIDPAEIEEALLSHPAVAFAGAIGQPDAHSGELPCAFVELIDGASVTEEELMEHAKVHVHERAAHPKHMTILDELPKTAVGKVFKPDLRKLAIIRVYNGALEKAGVAARVEKVVDDKSRGLVAEVAPNGAAEAEVAAVLGGFTRPWEWVEEEGAPR
- a CDS encoding amidase, with the translated sequence MPAAETPPFSGPDLCRLTARDVVALLKSREVSTAELIDASLSRIAHTSPAINAMVTTCAERAHDAAPARDSLLAGLPVGIKDLTDVAGVRTTYGTPALADNVPKVSDPMVLRMEARGAVVIGKTNTPEMGAGANTFNAVFGATRNPWDTRMNPGGSSGGAAAGLAAGEVWLSQGSDLGGSLRTPASYCGVVGLRPSPGLVASAPGADGFNAFGVDGPMARNVADVALLLDAMTGFDPVSPLSHPPSTDSYLGACLAAPGPLRIAFSPDLGGLAPVTTDIAEILSKAVVQVQAADIAVEEHQPETRGLDHAFRTFRALGMWTSHQVTPKRISDHFKPTLAENIRTGGTLTVDDIATANVTRSRLYAQMRGLFGTFDVLACPVTGLAPLPSEVEYPKEVAGRPCRDYLDWLSFAFLATTCGLPALSLPVGFTASGLPVGLQLIGSPRGEARLLQVARRLEEALALPGTPIDPIVRHDTQARTDEPVSASLLTRP
- a CDS encoding ArsR/SmtB family transcription factor, translated to MDQNAPPAPPEEMEANARNAAAFLKTLAHEGRLMILCHLGGGEKSVGELEELLGIRQAAVSQMLARLREEGLVVTRREGKTIYYSLANENTSRVIALLYEMFCAAPDARC
- a CDS encoding mandelate racemase/muconate lactonizing enzyme family protein, whose product is MILKDLDIVVTAPPHPGWGGRYWILVKLTTDDGITGWGECYGASVGPKAMTAVIGDVFQRYVAGEAAENVERMFRRAYSSGFTQRPDLTVMGAFSGLEIACWDILGKARGRPVWALMGGLMNERIRAYTYLYPLAKHNLSDFWTAPDQAAEAAADCVARGYTAVKFDPAGPYTMRGGHQPAMSDISRSVAFCKHVREAVGDRADLLFGTHGQFTTAGAIRLGQAIEPYNPLWFEEPIPPDNPLEFSQVASQVRIPIATGERMTTRSEFATVLRTGGAKILQPALGRVGGLWEARKLAALAESFNAEIAPHLYAGPVEWAANIQLAACIPNLLIAETIETDFHHRLIKGAIEVENGFVSAPTAPGLGIEVDEDLARAHPYTGGELHLQMQDAPCNYAEGNRFQGGAPAHDE
- a CDS encoding zinc-binding dehydrogenase, whose amino-acid sequence is MTRIRAAVCTAFNAPLTIEDLDLRAPGPGEIEVTLEAVAICHSDISYADGAWGGDLPAVYGHEASGRISALGDGVKGLSEGQRVVVTLIRTCGACVNCNAGKPTLCENQGGRPSPLSRPDGTPVVQAMNCGAFAERVVVDQSQVVPLPETLPAEGVCLLACGVITGIGAVVNAGRLRAGEDVVVIGAGGVGLNAIQGARIAGARRIVAVDISEAKLDIAREFGATDAVLGTSGAPWKKALKALGKGADVVAVTVGAIPAYEQAMRYLGWGGRMVMVGMPHTGAMAQYEPVVPAYTGQHMIGSKMGDVVIRRDIPWMADLYLQGRLKLDELISGRWSLDRINEAVADTRTGGARRNVILFDT